The Myxococcota bacterium genome has a segment encoding these proteins:
- a CDS encoding alcohol dehydrogenase catalytic domain-containing protein, which produces MLALRFDGRRARVSDVPEPDAAPGFAIVDVRLAGVCDTDLQIAKGYMGFRGVLGHELVGVVAEGPDAWRGRRVACEINFACGAPGCDACARGLGRHCPTRRVMGILDADGAFARRVAVPVANLHAVPDAVDDARAVFTEPLAAAFEILEQVEVAPGARAVVLGDGKLGVLVAQVLANAGARVLAVGHHRAKLDALARRGIETALASDFAAGVDAAPASRADLVVDATGSPSALELAVRATRPRGTLVLKTTTAERPSLDFARVVVDEIRIVGSRCGPFAPALEALASGAVDVASLLDDRFPLEHADAALERAAERGARKVLIECGGA; this is translated from the coding sequence GTGCTCGCACTGCGCTTCGACGGACGGCGCGCGCGCGTGTCGGACGTGCCCGAGCCCGACGCAGCGCCGGGCTTCGCGATCGTCGACGTGCGGCTCGCGGGCGTGTGCGACACCGACCTCCAGATCGCGAAGGGCTACATGGGCTTCCGCGGCGTGCTCGGCCACGAGCTCGTCGGCGTCGTCGCCGAGGGGCCCGACGCGTGGCGCGGGCGCCGCGTCGCGTGCGAGATCAACTTCGCGTGCGGGGCGCCCGGCTGCGACGCGTGCGCGCGCGGGCTCGGCCGCCACTGCCCGACGCGCCGCGTGATGGGCATCCTCGACGCCGACGGCGCCTTCGCGCGCCGCGTCGCCGTCCCCGTCGCGAACCTCCACGCCGTGCCCGACGCGGTCGACGACGCGCGCGCCGTCTTCACGGAGCCGCTCGCCGCGGCGTTCGAGATCCTCGAGCAGGTCGAGGTCGCGCCGGGCGCCCGCGCCGTCGTGCTCGGCGACGGAAAGCTCGGCGTGCTGGTCGCGCAGGTGCTCGCGAACGCGGGTGCGCGCGTTCTCGCGGTCGGCCACCACCGCGCGAAGCTCGACGCGCTCGCGCGGCGCGGGATCGAGACGGCGCTCGCGAGCGACTTCGCCGCCGGCGTCGACGCGGCGCCCGCATCGCGCGCCGACCTCGTCGTCGACGCGACCGGCTCGCCGTCCGCGCTCGAGCTCGCCGTCCGCGCCACGCGCCCGCGCGGAACGCTCGTCCTCAAGACGACGACCGCGGAGCGGCCGTCGCTCGACTTCGCGCGCGTCGTCGTCGACGAGATCCGGATCGTGGGGTCGCGCTGCGGCCCGTTCGCGCCGGCGCTCGAGGCGCTCGCGAGCGGGGCGGTCGACGTCGCGTCGCTGCTCGACGATCGCTTCCCGCTCGAGCACGCGGACGCCGCGCTCGAGCGCGCCGCGGAGCGCGGCGCGCGCAAGGTGCTGATCGAGTGCGGGGGAGCGTGA
- a CDS encoding PDZ domain-containing protein, producing MASEGARERVVTAAVAAAVAAAVSFGVATRVRPVASAPGAQAAPAPLAAEVERLGRELDREVLRAETLAAELELMRSVVEQLAAPASAPGALAGAQGDEVIDADADAAADAAADAAARAAGGPPRAPRFEEELLRQMGLVEDEIADLRDRWDRAQLEQLELRDEATREGWVFRPRFRAQQAQIEARLRADLGEEDYDRLLYATNQPNRVVVRQVIGGSAADDAGVRAGDYVLSYAGQPIHRPGELNAATASGVRGERVPVTIQSGTSTRTVVVPRGPFGVLAQPISVQPR from the coding sequence ATGGCGAGCGAGGGCGCGCGCGAACGAGTGGTGACGGCGGCGGTGGCGGCGGCCGTCGCGGCCGCGGTGTCGTTCGGCGTCGCGACGCGGGTCCGGCCCGTCGCGAGCGCGCCCGGGGCCCAGGCCGCGCCGGCGCCGCTCGCGGCCGAGGTCGAGCGGCTCGGGCGCGAGCTCGATCGCGAGGTGCTGCGCGCCGAGACGCTCGCGGCCGAGCTCGAGCTCATGCGCAGCGTCGTCGAGCAGCTCGCGGCACCGGCGAGCGCTCCGGGCGCGCTCGCCGGCGCGCAGGGCGACGAGGTGATCGACGCCGACGCCGACGCCGCAGCCGACGCGGCGGCCGACGCCGCGGCGCGCGCAGCCGGTGGCCCGCCCCGCGCACCGCGCTTCGAGGAGGAGCTGCTGCGCCAGATGGGGCTCGTCGAGGACGAGATCGCCGACCTTCGCGACCGCTGGGACCGCGCGCAGCTCGAGCAGCTCGAGCTGCGCGACGAGGCGACGCGCGAGGGCTGGGTCTTCCGTCCGCGCTTCCGGGCGCAGCAGGCGCAGATCGAGGCGCGCCTGCGCGCGGACCTCGGCGAGGAGGACTACGACCGGCTCCTCTACGCCACCAACCAACCGAATCGCGTCGTCGTGCGGCAGGTGATCGGCGGCTCGGCGGCGGACGACGCGGGCGTGCGCGCGGGCGACTACGTGCTCTCGTACGCCGGCCAGCCCATCCACCGGCCGGGCGAGCTGAACGCGGCGACGGCGTCCGGCGTGCGCGGCGAGCGCGTGCCGGTGACGATCCAGAGCGGCACCTCGACGCGCACCGTCGTCGTTCCGCGCGGGCCGTTCGGCGTCCTCGCGCAGCCGATCTCCGTGCAGCCCCGGTAG
- a CDS encoding lysylphosphatidylglycerol synthase domain-containing protein: protein MIRGARIASALRWLVPLLVTSALLYGLLSEHRDAFARIDAASLLRLAPIMLVYAFASLGVDGLALARLSHHAGRESDVLTCARIKAASYALAIVNYALGAAALVVLFRRRVGHSLQGALGIVATSSLTDLAMLVAVMATIAAATGGDGPTLHRGVAAAVAVATIGGLAVLRAPFPLGPLERIRGLDVFRPIRTAPLRVLLELAALRIAFVLLFVAMGIGSLWSFSIDVPLGPAAFGMAVIALVGALPIAVAGLGTVQFAAVELYDTWADPATLVACSLAMQAAMIVVRGGTALVFAREFTAEAVAASRAGADGDDARGEGEDVARARR from the coding sequence GTGATCCGCGGCGCGCGCATCGCGAGCGCGCTCCGCTGGCTCGTCCCGCTGCTCGTGACGAGCGCGCTGCTGTACGGCCTGCTGAGCGAGCACCGCGACGCCTTCGCGCGCATCGACGCCGCATCGCTCCTGCGACTCGCGCCGATCATGCTCGTGTACGCCTTCGCGAGCCTCGGCGTGGACGGGCTCGCGCTCGCGCGCCTGTCGCACCACGCCGGACGCGAGAGCGACGTCCTCACGTGCGCGCGCATCAAGGCGGCGAGCTACGCGCTCGCGATCGTCAACTACGCGCTCGGGGCGGCCGCCCTCGTCGTGCTGTTCCGCCGCCGCGTCGGCCACTCGCTCCAGGGTGCGCTCGGCATCGTCGCGACGTCGTCGCTGACGGATCTCGCGATGCTCGTCGCCGTGATGGCGACGATCGCCGCCGCGACGGGCGGCGACGGGCCGACGCTCCACCGCGGCGTCGCCGCGGCCGTGGCCGTCGCGACGATCGGCGGGCTCGCCGTGCTGCGCGCGCCGTTCCCGCTCGGCCCGCTCGAGCGCATCCGCGGGCTCGACGTCTTCCGGCCGATCCGCACCGCGCCGCTGCGCGTCCTGCTCGAGCTCGCCGCGCTGCGCATCGCCTTCGTGCTGCTCTTCGTCGCGATGGGCATCGGATCGCTCTGGTCGTTCTCGATCGACGTGCCGCTCGGCCCGGCCGCCTTCGGCATGGCGGTGATCGCGCTCGTCGGCGCGCTGCCGATCGCCGTCGCCGGCCTCGGCACGGTGCAGTTCGCGGCCGTCGAGCTCTACGACACGTGGGCCGACCCGGCGACGCTCGTCGCCTGCAGCCTCGCCATGCAGGCGGCGATGATCGTCGTCCGCGGCGGCACGGCGCTAGTGTTCGCGCGCGAGTTCACGGCCGAGGCGGTCGCGGCCTCGCGCGCGGGCGCGGACGGCGACGACGCACGCGGCGAGGGCGAGGACGTCGCGAGGGCGAGGCGATGA
- a CDS encoding MMPL family transporter — protein MKDRLDSAVGRLLDRWLGWVHARATRVVVGTLVATLALGVYAALELGVNSDNLSMVSEKLPSRIYHAEFSEHFPNIENALLIVVDGETPELAREGADGIEAALRERSDRFEDVYQPGGGAFFERNGLLYRSVEELDEFADRIATVQPIIAELERDASIASLTRLVSAGLESVRDGGETTDQWADVLDRVGHATVAVYAEFPVAISWEDVLLRGSALDVTTRHVVVAHPILDFGSVFAAGRALDAIHEAAAERGLVPERGITIRVTGNPALNYEEMAGILWDVFGSSLFCFALVAVILWFAMRSWHLVTAAIATLLVGLVFTAAFAAAAVGYLNIASLAVAILFIGLGVDFAIHLGTRYADLLGTDRDELAAMRAAAADVGGSLVLCTLTTAIAFYVFVPTDYRGVAQLGLIAGTSMIMILGLTLTFFPALLFSWLHFEPRNLEEAKVSFGVRWWSWFDAHPGAVRAGAAALAVLAALAVPRAYFDANVVSMRDPDTESVQAFNDLLAAAGAASPWYVDALAPDLAAADALAAKLDELDVVAFSLTLDSYVPDDQDEKLGVLEDVAFLLEPPPPPDAPPPAASVAEQVDALRALRDFLAADWVERDASPLGASMRRLREHLDAFLARLDADVDPQTALDRLEEILLSGFPDQIARLRRALSPDEVTRASLPADLRRRMLADDGTARVQIFPKYNLEREEDMRRFVGEVQTIAPRASGIAVNLIALEDATKSSFRTALSSALVLMGLLLWLLWRRVGDMLLVFAPLALSAAITVALMGLLGIAFNFINVIVVPLLFGIGVDSGIHLVHRANAGDTDEHDLLGSTTARAVFYSALTTVVSFGSLGLSSHPGMASLGILLTIGMILTIGANLIVLPALLALRRPPSS, from the coding sequence GTGAAGGACCGACTCGACAGCGCGGTGGGCCGTCTGCTCGACCGCTGGCTCGGCTGGGTGCACGCGCGCGCCACGCGCGTCGTCGTCGGAACGCTGGTCGCGACGCTCGCGCTCGGCGTCTACGCCGCGCTCGAGCTCGGCGTGAACTCGGACAACCTGTCGATGGTGTCCGAGAAGCTCCCGTCGCGCATCTATCACGCCGAGTTCTCCGAGCACTTCCCGAACATCGAGAACGCGCTGCTGATCGTCGTCGACGGCGAGACGCCCGAGCTCGCGCGCGAGGGCGCCGACGGCATCGAGGCCGCGCTGCGCGAGCGGAGCGACCGGTTCGAGGACGTGTACCAGCCCGGCGGCGGCGCGTTCTTCGAGCGCAACGGCCTGCTCTACCGCAGCGTCGAAGAGCTCGACGAGTTCGCGGACCGCATCGCCACCGTGCAGCCCATCATCGCGGAGCTCGAGCGCGATGCGAGCATCGCGAGCCTGACGCGGCTCGTGTCGGCCGGGCTCGAGAGCGTGCGCGACGGCGGCGAGACGACGGACCAGTGGGCCGACGTGCTCGACCGCGTCGGCCACGCGACCGTCGCCGTCTACGCCGAGTTCCCGGTCGCCATTTCGTGGGAGGACGTGCTGCTGCGCGGCTCGGCGCTCGACGTCACGACGCGCCACGTCGTCGTCGCGCATCCGATCCTCGACTTCGGCAGCGTGTTCGCAGCCGGCCGCGCGCTCGACGCGATCCACGAGGCGGCCGCCGAGCGCGGCCTCGTGCCCGAGCGCGGCATCACCATCCGCGTCACCGGAAACCCCGCCCTCAACTACGAGGAGATGGCGGGCATCCTGTGGGACGTGTTCGGGTCGAGCCTGTTCTGCTTCGCGCTCGTCGCGGTGATCCTGTGGTTCGCGATGCGCTCGTGGCACCTCGTCACCGCCGCGATCGCCACGCTGCTCGTCGGGCTCGTGTTCACCGCGGCGTTCGCCGCCGCGGCGGTCGGCTACCTCAACATCGCGTCGCTCGCGGTGGCGATCCTGTTCATCGGGCTCGGCGTCGACTTCGCGATCCACCTGGGAACGCGGTACGCGGACCTGCTCGGCACCGACCGCGACGAGCTCGCCGCGATGCGCGCGGCCGCCGCCGACGTCGGTGGCTCGCTCGTACTCTGCACGCTGACCACCGCGATCGCCTTCTACGTGTTCGTCCCGACCGACTACCGCGGCGTCGCGCAGCTCGGCCTGATCGCGGGCACGAGCATGATCATGATCCTCGGTCTCACGCTCACGTTCTTCCCGGCGCTCCTCTTCTCGTGGCTGCACTTCGAGCCGCGCAATCTCGAGGAGGCGAAGGTGAGCTTCGGCGTCCGCTGGTGGTCGTGGTTCGACGCACACCCGGGCGCGGTGCGCGCGGGCGCGGCCGCGCTCGCCGTGCTTGCGGCGCTCGCCGTTCCGCGCGCGTACTTCGACGCGAACGTGGTGTCGATGCGCGACCCCGACACCGAATCCGTGCAGGCGTTCAACGACCTGCTCGCCGCGGCCGGTGCCGCCTCGCCGTGGTACGTCGACGCGCTCGCCCCCGACCTCGCGGCCGCCGACGCGCTCGCGGCGAAGCTCGACGAGCTCGACGTCGTCGCCTTCTCGCTCACGCTCGACTCGTACGTGCCCGACGACCAGGACGAGAAGCTGGGCGTGCTCGAGGACGTCGCGTTCCTGCTCGAGCCGCCGCCGCCGCCCGACGCGCCGCCGCCCGCGGCGAGCGTCGCGGAGCAGGTCGACGCGCTGCGCGCGCTGCGCGACTTCCTCGCGGCCGACTGGGTCGAGCGCGACGCGAGCCCGCTCGGCGCGAGCATGCGGAGGCTGCGCGAGCATCTCGACGCCTTCCTCGCGCGGCTCGACGCGGACGTCGACCCGCAGACCGCGCTCGACCGGCTCGAGGAGATCCTGCTGTCGGGCTTCCCCGACCAGATCGCGCGCCTTCGCCGCGCGCTCTCGCCCGACGAGGTGACGCGCGCGTCGCTGCCCGCGGACCTGCGGCGCCGCATGCTCGCGGACGACGGCACGGCGCGCGTCCAGATCTTCCCGAAGTACAACCTCGAGCGGGAGGAGGACATGCGGCGCTTCGTCGGCGAAGTGCAGACGATCGCGCCGCGCGCGAGCGGGATCGCCGTCAACCTGATCGCGCTCGAGGACGCGACGAAGAGCTCGTTCCGCACCGCGCTCTCGTCGGCGCTCGTGCTGATGGGGCTCCTGCTCTGGCTCCTGTGGCGACGCGTCGGCGACATGCTGCTCGTGTTCGCGCCGCTCGCGCTGTCGGCCGCGATCACCGTCGCATTGATGGGACTGCTCGGGATCGCGTTCAACTTCATCAATGTGATCGTCGTTCCCCTGCTGTTCGGCATCGGCGTCGACTCGGGCATCCACCTCGTGCACCGCGCCAACGCCGGCGACACGGACGAGCACGACCTGCTCGGCTCGACGACGGCGCGCGCCGTCTTCTACAGCGCGCTCACCACCGTCGTGAGCTTCGGCTCGCTCGGGCTCTCGTCGCACCCGGGCATGGCGAGCCTCGGCATCCTGCTCACGATCGGCATGATCCTGACGATCGGCGCCAATCTCATCGTGCTCCCCGCGCTGCTCGCGCTGCGGCGCCCGCCGTCGTCGTGA
- a CDS encoding ankyrin repeat domain-containing protein: MDDRPDSVPEGRAPADAGARTGWRAQLVWAASGAALAVVVFRMLGFADAPQLDRELLVAAQRGRVDEMRALVARGADPNAASAEGWTPLHYAAFLGRERAADALLAMGARVDARAENGQTPLFRAALRGDADIARLLLSRGASPVARARSGETPLAAALSSRHRAVAIALLEHGADPEIRDAATLQTPLLYAAAHRDARLAAALIDAGAELDARASTGATALVLAAREGAADVVGLLLDAGADANAASLPASGGGTALHEAARRGDAGGVEIARALLAHGADPARADASGARAIDVARAVGSERLVRLLAERS, from the coding sequence GTGGACGATCGACCCGATTCGGTGCCCGAAGGACGAGCCCCGGCGGACGCGGGCGCGCGGACGGGCTGGCGCGCGCAGCTCGTCTGGGCGGCGAGCGGTGCGGCGCTCGCGGTCGTGGTGTTCCGCATGCTCGGCTTCGCCGACGCACCGCAGCTCGACCGCGAGCTGCTCGTCGCCGCGCAGCGCGGGCGGGTCGACGAGATGCGCGCGCTGGTCGCGCGCGGGGCCGACCCGAACGCCGCGTCCGCGGAGGGCTGGACTCCGCTCCACTACGCGGCCTTCCTCGGCCGCGAGCGCGCGGCCGACGCGCTGCTCGCGATGGGCGCGCGCGTCGACGCGCGCGCCGAGAACGGACAGACGCCGCTGTTCCGCGCCGCGCTCCGCGGCGACGCCGACATCGCCCGGCTCCTGCTGTCGCGGGGTGCGAGTCCGGTCGCGCGCGCCCGGAGCGGCGAGACGCCCCTCGCGGCCGCGCTCTCCTCGCGCCACCGCGCCGTCGCCATCGCCCTGCTCGAGCACGGCGCCGACCCCGAGATCCGCGACGCGGCGACGCTCCAGACCCCTCTCCTCTACGCCGCCGCCCATCGCGACGCGCGGCTCGCCGCCGCCCTGATCGACGCCGGCGCGGAGCTCGACGCGCGGGCGTCGACCGGCGCGACCGCGCTCGTGCTCGCGGCGCGCGAGGGCGCGGCCGACGTCGTCGGCCTGCTTCTCGACGCGGGCGCGGATGCGAACGCGGCGTCGCTCCCGGCGAGCGGCGGTGGCACGGCGCTGCACGAAGCCGCGCGGCGCGGCGATGCCGGCGGCGTCGAGATCGCGCGCGCGCTCCTCGCGCACGGCGCGGATCCGGCGCGGGCCGACGCGAGCGGCGCGCGCGCGATCGACGTCGCGCGGGCGGTCGGTTCGGAACGACTCGTCCGCCTCCTCGCGGAGCGTTCGTAG
- a CDS encoding glycosyltransferase family 4 protein translates to MTKARRILLLNERDLRHPAAGGAELHVFEIFSRLAARGAAVRLVSERFPGSAETEDVRGVRVERVGRVPLYYAHAALAARSAARRGEIDVVVECLNKLPFLSPLYVRAPVLALSHHLFGTTAFQEVAFPVAAAVWAAERAIPRVFRGRPFLAISESSKRDLVERGVDAERVRVSLCGIHAPEVPFDAETPRPPRLVYFGRLAHYKRVEVMLEAAARLRPRFPDLEVVVVGRGPAQPRLESVARELGVADCTRFAGFVSDRERDALVAAARVCVCPSEKEGWGLTVIEANAVATPVVAADAPGLRDSVRHDETGFLVAPGDVEGFAARIGALLGDDALWRRMAAAALAWSRRFDWDASARDMEEAIEAAIAGHADAARRSAA, encoded by the coding sequence TCCTGCTCCTGAACGAGCGCGACCTGCGCCACCCCGCCGCCGGCGGCGCGGAGCTCCACGTGTTCGAGATCTTCTCGCGCCTCGCCGCGCGCGGCGCCGCGGTGCGGCTCGTGTCCGAACGCTTCCCGGGGAGTGCGGAGACCGAGGACGTCCGGGGCGTGCGCGTCGAGCGCGTCGGCCGCGTTCCGCTCTACTACGCGCACGCCGCGCTCGCCGCGCGCAGCGCCGCGCGCCGCGGCGAGATCGACGTCGTCGTCGAGTGCCTGAACAAGCTCCCCTTCCTGAGCCCGCTCTACGTGCGCGCGCCCGTGCTCGCGCTCTCGCACCACCTGTTCGGGACCACCGCGTTCCAGGAGGTCGCGTTCCCGGTCGCGGCCGCCGTGTGGGCGGCCGAGCGCGCGATCCCGCGCGTCTTCCGCGGCCGCCCGTTCCTCGCGATCAGCGAGAGCTCGAAGCGCGACCTCGTCGAGCGCGGCGTCGACGCGGAGCGCGTGCGCGTGAGCCTCTGCGGCATCCACGCGCCCGAGGTCCCCTTCGACGCGGAGACGCCGCGCCCGCCGCGGCTCGTGTACTTCGGGCGGCTCGCGCACTACAAGCGCGTCGAGGTGATGCTCGAGGCGGCGGCGCGCCTGCGGCCGCGCTTCCCCGACCTCGAGGTCGTCGTCGTCGGTCGCGGCCCGGCGCAGCCGCGCCTCGAGAGCGTCGCGCGCGAGCTCGGCGTCGCCGACTGCACGCGCTTCGCGGGGTTCGTGTCCGACCGCGAGCGCGACGCGCTCGTCGCCGCCGCGCGCGTGTGCGTGTGCCCCTCCGAGAAGGAAGGCTGGGGGCTCACGGTGATCGAGGCGAACGCGGTGGCGACGCCCGTCGTCGCGGCCGATGCGCCGGGCCTGCGCGACTCCGTGCGCCACGACGAGACGGGCTTCCTCGTCGCGCCCGGCGACGTCGAGGGCTTCGCCGCGCGCATCGGCGCGCTGCTCGGGGACGATGCGCTCTGGCGGCGGATGGCGGCGGCCGCGCTCGCGTGGTCGCGCCGCTTCGACTGGGATGCGAGCGCGCGCGACATGGAAGAGGCCATCGAGGCCGCGATCGCCGGGCACGCGGACGCCGCGCGCCGGAGCGCGGCGTGA
- a CDS encoding 8-oxo-dGTP diphosphatase, protein MSDRRGAPVADFRAIDWTRWQPDEHATLCFVLRGRDVLLIRKKRGLGAGKINGPGGRLEPGETPLACAVRETREELGITPRGVEARGELRFQFTDGYRLHGHVFAARAFDGTPVETAEAAPLWTPVDAMPYEEMWEDDRLWFPHLLAGRWFDGRFLFDSATDAMLHAELDVAEG, encoded by the coding sequence GTGAGCGACCGGCGCGGCGCGCCGGTCGCGGACTTCCGCGCGATCGACTGGACGCGCTGGCAGCCCGACGAGCACGCGACGCTGTGCTTCGTGCTGCGCGGCCGCGACGTCCTGCTCATCCGCAAGAAGCGCGGGCTCGGCGCGGGCAAGATCAACGGGCCCGGTGGGCGCCTCGAGCCGGGCGAGACGCCGCTCGCCTGCGCCGTGCGCGAGACGCGCGAGGAGCTCGGCATCACGCCGCGCGGCGTCGAGGCGCGCGGCGAGCTGCGCTTCCAGTTCACGGACGGCTACCGCCTCCACGGCCACGTGTTCGCGGCGCGCGCGTTCGACGGCACGCCGGTCGAGACGGCGGAGGCGGCGCCGCTCTGGACGCCCGTCGACGCGATGCCGTACGAGGAGATGTGGGAGGACGACCGGCTCTGGTTCCCGCACCTGCTCGCGGGACGCTGGTTCGACGGCCGCTTCCTGTTCGACAGCGCGACCGACGCGATGCTCCACGCCGAGCTCGACGTCGCGGAGGGTTGA
- a CDS encoding methyltransferase domain-containing protein: MSEAPEVAFTGERLHAGSRLFGVDLARHRAAYAFAIARAEGARVLDLGCGSGYGAASLAEAAGLVVAIDRVRPDAASRRGRAAFVRADIAALPIAPASFDLIVSFQVIEHLEDPAPYLTAIARMLKPTGCVLVTTPNLLESDRVNPFHVREYASDELASLLAPHFRRVEMRGVGMTPRVRAYNDARLARIRRIMRLDVLGLHRRLPRPVIEFAFGQLAKVVRRGVQSEPSGPGPIPDVSEADFPVGPPRADDIDLLAVCGDPIA; this comes from the coding sequence ATGAGCGAGGCCCCGGAAGTCGCGTTCACCGGCGAGCGCCTGCACGCGGGAAGCCGGCTCTTCGGCGTCGACCTCGCCCGGCACCGCGCCGCCTACGCGTTCGCGATCGCGCGCGCCGAGGGCGCGCGCGTGCTCGACCTCGGCTGCGGGTCGGGCTACGGCGCCGCGTCGCTCGCCGAAGCGGCGGGCCTCGTCGTGGCGATCGACCGCGTCCGGCCGGACGCCGCCTCGCGCCGCGGCCGCGCCGCCTTCGTGCGCGCCGACATCGCCGCGCTCCCGATCGCGCCGGCGTCGTTCGACCTGATCGTGAGCTTCCAGGTGATCGAGCACCTCGAGGATCCGGCGCCCTACCTGACCGCGATCGCGCGCATGCTGAAGCCCACCGGCTGCGTGCTCGTCACGACGCCCAACCTGCTCGAGTCCGACCGCGTGAACCCGTTCCACGTGCGCGAGTACGCGTCCGACGAGCTCGCGTCGCTGCTCGCTCCGCACTTCCGGCGCGTCGAGATGCGCGGCGTCGGCATGACGCCGCGCGTGCGCGCCTACAACGACGCGCGCCTCGCGCGCATCCGGCGCATCATGCGGCTCGACGTGCTCGGGCTGCACCGGCGCCTTCCGCGCCCGGTGATCGAGTTCGCGTTCGGCCAGCTGGCGAAGGTCGTGCGACGCGGCGTCCAGAGCGAGCCGTCCGGCCCCGGCCCGATTCCCGACGTCTCCGAGGCCGACTTCCCCGTCGGCCCCCCGCGCGCCGACGACATCGACCTGCTCGCGGTGTGCGGCGACCCGATCGCCTGA
- a CDS encoding acyltransferase family protein, with amino-acid sequence MPAPHTPSPARPERLDEIDAVKALGILVVVLIHTVRSPWEPGASHFELWLGHATRFAVPGFLAASGYLYAAGATNAAGGARASVPFEATRRRLVRIALPYLVFSLAAQAVRHARGMGPATGSVASDLLLAHSFGPYYYVLVAAAMVVATPALARLSTRGHVAAFAAAFAVQGWLEIYSRLDFTWHLRNPLLWLAYFELGWLARIARDAGALPSGARAAAAALAFAAAAAGALASLWSMPPQPLARAIEWLAVYGVLAAAFLAARARAGAARRGVRALSDATYSIYLSHLLFLPWLRDAFAAPPGVVAPSAIALPWLGALLASLALVALGRAALGSRSRVWLGA; translated from the coding sequence TTGCCCGCCCCGCACACGCCCTCGCCCGCCCGGCCGGAGCGACTCGACGAGATCGACGCGGTGAAGGCGCTCGGCATCCTGGTCGTGGTCCTCATCCACACGGTCCGCTCGCCGTGGGAGCCGGGAGCGTCGCACTTCGAGCTGTGGCTCGGCCACGCGACGCGCTTCGCCGTTCCGGGCTTCCTCGCCGCGTCCGGCTACCTGTACGCGGCGGGTGCGACGAACGCGGCCGGCGGCGCGCGCGCGAGCGTACCCTTCGAGGCCACGCGGCGGCGGCTCGTTCGGATCGCGCTGCCCTACCTCGTGTTCTCGCTCGCCGCGCAGGCCGTGCGCCACGCGCGCGGCATGGGGCCCGCGACGGGGAGCGTCGCGTCCGACCTCCTGCTCGCGCACAGCTTCGGCCCCTACTACTACGTGCTCGTCGCGGCGGCGATGGTCGTCGCGACGCCCGCGCTCGCGCGGCTCTCGACGCGCGGACACGTCGCCGCGTTCGCCGCCGCGTTCGCCGTGCAGGGCTGGCTCGAGATCTACTCCCGGCTCGACTTCACGTGGCACCTGCGCAACCCGCTCCTGTGGCTCGCCTACTTCGAGCTCGGATGGCTCGCGCGCATCGCACGCGACGCGGGAGCGCTGCCGTCGGGAGCGCGCGCCGCCGCCGCCGCGCTCGCGTTCGCCGCCGCGGCCGCCGGCGCGCTCGCGTCGCTGTGGTCGATGCCGCCGCAGCCGCTCGCGCGCGCGATCGAGTGGCTCGCCGTCTACGGCGTGCTCGCGGCCGCGTTCCTTGCGGCGCGCGCGCGCGCCGGCGCCGCGCGCCGCGGCGTGCGCGCGCTCAGCGACGCGACGTACTCGATCTACCTCTCCCACCTGCTGTTCCTCCCGTGGCTGCGCGACGCCTTCGCGGCGCCGCCGGGCGTCGTCGCGCCGAGCGCGATCGCACTGCCGTGGCTCGGCGCGCTGCTCGCTTCGCTCGCGCTCGTCGCGCTCGGCCGCGCCGCACTCGGCTCGCGCTCGCGCGTCTGGCTCGGCGCCTAG